The sequence CCAACCAGACTGACAATGTCAGATAAAGCAAACTCCTGTGCTCTTATGACAGTAACATTTGGCCAAAATGTATCCAGCTGGCAACCTGTCTCCCAAATTTATTTCAGCATCTCGATTATTTCAGCAATCGTTTCGCTGATTGTTTAGTGGTTAAGCAAtcagcgaaacgcgtgtcggcgtTCCACCAGCTGTAACCTGTTCCAAATTTTTTTACTAAGAGAAAACTAGAATCTGCTCCATTAGACCAAAATGTAGTGGGAGCAACAGATAGGCAGATAGCAAGACacgtatatatttttcatttgatatatttttttgtagCCTCTGCTCTGAAAAACCCACACTTAGATGGAGCATAGATAGGCAGATAGCAATacacaattatttattaataagacaCAGGTGTTCATTGTTAGCCAGTATCAGTGTTAGAATGGTCTGAGATCTAACCTGCATATCTATTTACAAATCATCCAAGTTGGTTTTTAATAGATGAAGTAAAAGCTATATAGAATTCACTAGCCTATTGAGCTTCATGAGCTCATTGTTAGCCAGTATTAAGAATTGTTCTTTCTAAGATCTCATTGTTAGCTAGTATTAAGATTTTCTCTTTTTTGAGATCTCATATTTCGGTCAGCAAATCATTATAGTTCTGCCACAGTTtattcctcacatatatataattttggtaATAACTCATCCGGTGTATTTTATAGCACACAGTTGGTTTTAAagtttatcatttttatatttcgctgttaTTCAGccaataaaggttaagttttatttCCGAGCTCCAACAATTTCTCTATAATAATACCAGTGAGAGCATTAGTGCACCCTTTACAAtctattttctttcctttttttccaCAGAAATTCAACTTATGTCAGACTACATTAAGGAAAATGCTGAGCGAAGCTTCATCAGATCCTCATCCTCTCCAGCAGGAGGTAGATTCTTCATTGTTAAGGAAAAATATGAAAACAATGCCCTTCCTTCTAATCCTTTTGTTTAGTTCAGGTATCCAAATGTCCAGTGCTTCATTTGCCAACTATTTTAAGCAATTCAACTCTGGATGCTGGACCTTGGTGGCGCCGAATGCAGCTCTCACTTGGCAAAATGCTAACACCAAAAATTGTCAACTAAGGTTTCTGAGGTTTTCTTTtctctaaaatgttttttttccactgcACCTGTTCTTAAACAACCTGATACATCGCAACCACTATTCCTTGAAATTGATGCTTCCTCCACAGGGAGAGCTGGTAAGGAACTCCAAGCCATGAAGCTCACCCTAGCAGAATGAAGATACCTACTTGAGAGTTCCCATTTTCCAATAATAGTATACACTGAACATAAAAATGTACTGTACCAACAGACTGTCCAATTTATCAGGCCTTATCAGGCCTTATCAGCCCAGATGGTCTTTATTCTTCTCAGGTTTTAATTTACATATAACCATCAAGCTTGGGAATAAGAATCAGAGAACTAATGCATTATCACATTTGCCAGAATCTGCTGAAGATTCAGAAGAAGATTCTGGAAAATCGATTAATACTCAACCTGATATAGCTGTTTGCAACCTCAACTGTTTTATTTACTGCTtattgtcacgactgatagtgggtgtatgactgatagtgggtacctgctgttgttggcgcaactcagaggaaggcgcggagtctaacgtgcccctggtattcaccaggaacccccgcaaggaagtatggactccgctgcagggacacgcaggtcgcggtccttcctagagtccacagcgagatacaagggggtgtcagacaggccggttcagcaacgttcaggtagaggaggtacaaaagggaaatccagaagaatggtgaggcaagccgagtcggtaactttcagggagcgcagtacaaaggcagaatccagataggggtggtcaaacggtccgggtcaaaagggtcacaagcagcacgaggaatgtcaggaacaaatacagcaactggtacacacaaacgctggagacaggaagacctgatactctggcactgattagaggacaggaagaggtttaaatagtgtggggatccaatcagcatcagcgctgcagcgctgtcatgcctgccgccgggaatcacatagcgtcccattgcctagcaacggggcgcgtcatactgctaggagatggatggcaggggggatccggaagtgatgcgtctggttgcatagcaaccagacgcgcggtcaggcagtcaggcggccgtgcggacggcgcctgacagtataccctcctcttcttcctcctgtttgaaggaactttttgagaattctaggagcgtgaaggtcctgcttgtccacccatgatctctcctctgggccaaatcctttccaatggacaagaaattgctgtttgccacgaagaatgcgagaggccaagatccgactgacttcgaattcagttccagaagaggtttgtattggtgggggacgaccgggaggtcgatagaatttattgagtaccactggtcgtagtaatgagacatgaaaagtattatgacatctcagagaaggaggaagtttcaatttaaagcatacaggattaatgacttgcatgatggtgtacgggccaataaatcgaggagccatcttcatagaaggaacctttagtcttaggtcccgggtggatagccatacttggtctcccacctttaggagaggagtggccctccgatgacgatctgcaaagattttgtgatgctgagtagccttgagtaaagccatcttagtcttagccgaaatgagagaaaactcccgataaagagtatctgcggctggaaccggtgaagaggacactggaaaaggatccggaaacacaggatgacttccgtatacaataaagaaaggggagaatccggtagactcatgaatgtgttgattatgggagaactccgcccaaggaaggaattgagaccatttattctggttgtcggaggtaaaacagcggaggaatgtctcgagatcctgattgattcgctccgtctgtccgttggtttgcggatggtatcccgaagagaatttcaattctatgttcaatctcttacaaaaggttctccaaaactgggatgtgaattggactccgcggtccgaaatgatctccttcgggcaaccatgtagtctgaatatctccttgataaagatatctgccagacgactggccgtgggcagtccagttagaggaataaaatgtgccatcttcgaaaatcgatcaataaccacccagatagtggtaaaccctgcactgaggggtaggtctgtgataaaatccatggccacactttcccaaggagcatcggggatagggagtggacgaagaaggcctgccggaactcttctacaagttttgtgttgagcacaagtagtgcaggaagcaataaatctcccaacatcggcacgtacattaggccaccaaaagcgtcggcaaagcagcgatgttgtcttctttattccagcgtggccggcaatgcgggatgaatgagcccactgcagggtcttgaaccggagatggggttccacgaatgaccggcctggaggaggagaggacgttttggtcctagtaagggctacgatattagaaggatcaataatatgctgaggaaccaacggtcttaaacgatcggaatcgtcaaatgagcgagataatgcatcggcacgtccattcttggctcccgggcagaatgtgagcttcatgttaaaccgagcaaagaaggatgcccagcgggcttgccgaggattaaggcaacgagcctcttgaatgaacactaggttccgatggtcggtaaacacagtaacaggaaatatagccccctccaacagatgtcgccactcctccagagccgccttgatggccagtaactccttgtcccctattccataattacattcacttggaagaaatcgtctggagaaaaacccacacgggttgtgtgagccagccggagactcttgaaaaagcaccgccccaatgcctaccgaggatgcatctacctctaagaagaaaggtcgttcttgatctggctgggacagaactggggctgaagaaaatgctttctttaacgttatgaaggcagacatggcttccgaggaccaaaccctggggttggcagtcttcctggttaaagctgtaatgggggctataatggtggagaatccctgaataaattggcgataatagtttgcaaagccgatgaacctttgaatagctttaaggccttgtggctgaggccagtccagaatagctgacaccttggtgggatccatacaaagaccttgacccgacacgatgaaaccaagaaaaggtacctggctagtctcaaacacacatttctccagcttgcagtagaggtgatgtttccggagtctacgtaagacctcctttacttgttcccgatgagtcttcagatctttagaaaatattagtatatcgtctaaatacactaccacagaagtgtataacaggtcatgaaagatatcgttaacaaaggtttggaagatggctggggcgttgcagaggccgaagggcatcaccaggtactcgaaatgtccatctctggtgttaaaggccgttttccattcgtctccttctttgatgcgaatcaaattataggccccacggagatctagtttggaaaagatttgagatccactgagtttgtcaaagaggtcggagatgagaggtagtggatatcgattcttgacagtgatgcggttgagaggacgataatcaatacaaggccgaagagacccatccttcttcttaacaaaaaaaacccctgcacccgctggggaagtggatttgcggataaatccccgtttcaggttttctgaaatatattgagacatggctgacgtctctggacgagataaagggtaggtcctccctttggggatgggttggtcaggagataaaacaatagcgcaatcccagggacgatgaggaggcaagatctctgcttccactttactgaatacatcttggaattccatataggcctcaggaaggtgggttagctcggaatgagccattacttgacattttggaggcaagactctagacagacattcaaagcgacatcctaaaccccacgacataacttgagcgtggtcccaatccatctgaggagaatgttttctcagccacggtagccccaagatgaggggattaatggacctcggcaacaccaaaagttggatcatttcgctatgaagtactcctaccctcaaccgaacaggagaagtcacggaggagatggagccgtgagtgacacgacttccgtcgactgccgtcagagataacggttggggcaatgggtttagaggtatttggagctgcgaagctagatccgccgaaatgaagttcccggaggagccggagtccacaaaggccgtggtggaaaaggtacccttgggggtgctcaggatgacagccatctgaaattctggggaattttctttagaatagggagcaactgtggattctcctaaaacggcctccccgccaccgtttaggaggaagagtttcccggtttcttgggacaaactcttagcaggtgtcccggatctccacaatacagacacaggcgttgtttgaagcgtctctccctctcttcaagggataatttagagcgtcctacttgcattggttcgtccactggcagaatgggattttggaactggggtgctagccgtggtatgaaccgtttgccaggagagcgttcctgcgtgcgctcttggtagcgcaaatccaccttgatgcacatggagatgagagaatctaactcagccgggagttctctggaaattagctcatccttaatccggtccaccagaccttgccaaaaggttgccaccagtgcttcgttattccattttaactcggaagccagggttcgaaattgaactgcgtattgccccacggacaggtcaccttggcggaggtttaacaagctggtagctgcagaagcaactcttccgggatcatcgaagactttcctgaaagcttcaatgaaagagttggagttattaagaagtggacccccttgttcccataaaggtgaggcccaggcaagggcttgaccactgaggagggagatgagaaaagctactttggtgcgttctgaagaaaaggcccctgggttgcactcaaattggatggcacattggttcagaaagcccctgcacttcttgggatcaccgtcaaacttttcgggtgtcgggatgcgtacaccagaggccgctgtagagaccgtaaccacactggatgctgtggatgccgcagaggttatggctggtgtagcgggtgcagcattctgaaatgtatcgaagcgggtagcaatcccttggacacattgtagaagatgcgcttgggctgcttcttgttgctccactcgttgagccaaatgcaggagtaggtcacgagcagacggttcaccagacccctccgttgtcatggccagagtatactgtcacgactgatagtgggtgtatgactgatagtgggtacctgctgttgttggcgcaactcagaggaaggcgcggagtctaacgtgcccctggtattcaccaggaacccccgcaaggaagtatggactccgctgcagggacacgcaggtcgcggtccttcctagagtccacagcgagatacaagggggtgtcagacaggccggttcagcaacgttcaggtagaggaggtacaaaagggaaatccagaagaatggtgaggcaagccgagtcggtaactttcagggagcgcagtacaaaggcagaatccagataggggtggtcaaacggtccgggtcaaaagggtcacaagcagcacgaggaatgtcaggaacaaatacagcaactggtacacacaaacgctggagacaggaagacctgatactctggcactgattagaggacaggaagaggtttaaatagtgtggggatccaatcagcatcagcgctgcagcgctgtcatgcctgccgccgggaatcacatagcgtcccgttgcctagcaacggggcgcgtcatactgctaggagatggatggcaggggggatccggaagtgatgcgtctggttgcatagcaaccagacgcgcggtcaggcagtcaggcggccgtgcggacggcgcctgacacttatCCATATGGAAGAAATAAATGCACTGGGCACATTCTAACTATATTGGAGGACATGTGAGTGTCTATAAGACCTTGGATCTTGTCCCTAGGGATGACTATTGGCCTTCCCGCCATCACTATACGAGGGATTTCATAGGCACATGCTCAACTTGTCCCTTACAACTATTACCCATCACAGAGACCATGGATTGCATGGCTGATCTTCCACCAAGTAAGATATGCATCACTgcctgggtagtggtggatcgctTCTCTAAGATGGTCCACTTGATTCCTCTTGTCAGTCTTCCATCAGCCCGTACACTGGCTGCCCTTTTCATCAAATAAATATTCCAATTACATGGATGTCCCCAGGAAATTGTTTTCGACCATAGAgtacaatttgttttaaaattttggagatctttaTGTAAACTCCTTAACATCCATCTTACTTTTTACACAGTTCAACACCCTcagtccaattgaaaaacagaacAAATTAATCCGGATCTGGAGACTTTCCTCAAAATTTATACATCAGCTAATCAAGACATATTGGTGGATCTTCACCCACAATAATCATTTTAACAAGACTTCAAAATCTCTTACCAAAATTCTCATCATTCCCGAGATCCGACAGTTCTTTCTTAAGGCTCTAAATGATCCAACAATGCTCACCTCTCTGCTGCTAAGGTGGACTTGTCTCTGAAAACAATGTTAATGTATTCACCTGTATGGGAAGAATAGGAGAAGGAAGCAGTCTGTGATCATGTCTCTATGTATCACATTACACACTTACCTTACTTTTACCTTACCCCTTCACCCTTTatggcagtgctcctcacagtgactgaagGAAGAGGAAGCACTCTGTGATCATGtctttatgtattatattatcaCCACGTGACgattatttccttttttattacatttgcagcaattattttttattctaatatatttatattaatattgtaatatttgaTTGCATTCTACATAATGGTTTTCCGCTGGTCACCTACCTATATATAGCTGTATATATTACCATAGGAGACAATGAAAAGTAACAATATGTATCACTTATGACAAAGACTTTTATAGCACatattatttaaacataaatTTAATAGAAATGTTGTTTATGTTAAGTACATGGGATaatcaaaatataataaagatattattgtTTATAGCTGAGATATTGACAGAAAAGTTCTGTACAATGGAGATATCAGACAAATGCGATCtacagggtaaatgtatcaagctgcaggtttgaaaaagtggagatgttgcctatagcaaccaatcagattctagttgtcattttgtataatgtaatacataaatgataactagaatctgattggttgctataggcaacatctccactttttcaaacacgcagcttgatacatttaccccgtaggCTAAAAACAGCCCAGAAACTGATTATACAGTTGGTTCCCATTATGGGTAAAGAGGGATTTTATCCAGAATACTTAGGATTCGAGTTTTTCTGGACAAGATGTTTCTCCATAAATTGTAGCAAGCTGCATAAAAGTTACTGAAACACATTTGAAAATAAAGCTGTGATTCCTCCATTTTGCAATAAATGAGtttttttcattctgtttttTACAACTTTCTGTACCGTGTATAGTTGATTCCATAGTGTTACACTTTATCAGAGTACAGGCATCTGTGCAATGTCTTTGCTCAGACTTTGTATTTATCTATTTGAGGTCCATTCCGTTGCTATTTGTGTTCCTACATAGAGGACCGCTGAGGCAGCCATCGTATATAGCAGGTTTTACTGGTCAGCAAAGGGTAAAGAATTTATTGTACACATTGAAATGTTTTTGCACCAAGATTCGGAATCAGTGATTTCTATGTTCTTGGCAAATATAAAATGATTACAGTGACAATAAGTGTGTATTATAGGGTACACGAATCATATGTAAATGTTATGGAAGTTTGTGTAAGAGAAGAGACGGGCACCATGTCAGATGCTGACTCAGGAAGCAGATTATCTATCACACCACAGTACAGATATAAAGGGGAGCTCTATCCTCCAAGCatctttgtttattattgtttgttgacCAACAGATAAACTCAGGTGTGTACAATGTATACAAGTGTATCCATGTCTATCAGAGGGCAACAATCTATACAATGTGTACACTGTATACAAGTGTATCCATGTCTATCAGAGGGCAACAATCTATGCAATGTGTACACTGTATCCATGTATATCAAAGGGCAACAATGAtgaataaacagtctgggcataaAAAATCTGTGAAGGTGACCTTCCCCTTTAATTAGATTTTCCAATTTTGAGGGATTAATTCCAGGACAACTCTAAATGGTTTTATGTGGCCAAAGTAGCTGCAGGACAGATATTCTATCCTTACAATGCTGTGACCATATATAGACTCCTGTTACAGTGACCTCCTCTGGAACAAAGCAGGTAATATTATAACTGATGATATAAACTGATACTGCAGCTATGTTACCCACAATTATGACAGTTGTGGATGAAGATCACAGTTGCCGTTTAATCCCAATTATTTTCTGTGTATGATGATTGACTTTTATTTTCAGGGCATGTGTCCGAATCCCGTATATTACGGGGTTAATGATTGGTGGTACAACTAAAGGAGTAACAGACAGAAGAACATGAACCATAATGGGGAGGTTAATACTACCCAGTCTGTATCTGATTGCTACAAAGAGAAATCCTATTAAAAAGACAGAGAAGTTGAGTAAATGGGTCACCAAGGTGTGGATGGCTTTCTGACGTGATTCTTTCGAGACTCTCAGACAGACAAGAAATATTCTCAAGTAGGAAAAGACAGTGACTAAAATAGAGACAGATAAGTAGATAGAGATCCAAGCAGCTGTATACATCTTACTGAGAGAAGCGTCTACACAGGACAGATTAACGAGGGACATATTATCACAAACAACATTGTTGATTTTATTCCCACAAAGAGGAAGTGTCCAAGttagtagagcatttatgaggacaGCAATGGAGGCTGTTACCCAAGAGCCAATAATGAGATTTATAACCATCTTAACTGTCATTAAGGTGACATAGTGCAGAGGGTGACAGACAGCCAGATATCGGTCATAGGCCATGATGGTAAAAGAGCTCATTTCAAATATAGCAAAATGTGCAACGCACAGAGTCTGAGTGATACAACTACCATAAGAGATGGTCTTAGATGAGGTGATCAGGTCAACTATCAGCTTCGGGAAAACTGTGGAACTGCCAAAAATCCCATTGAGGACGAGATTACTTATGAGAATGTACATAGGTTCATGTAGACTTGGCTCCATCAAaaccacaaatataataataatactcaaaagcataataaataaatatatgatgatagaaagggcacaatataaatgttttaattcCTCCATCTCTACAAGTCCCAGGAGAACCAATCTGGTGCTGACATTGAACGTCTGTTCCATCTCGTGTCTTTCTATTCAAATCAGAGGTTTGGCAGAGATTAAACAGAGGACCCTGTATAAtggaaaagataaagaaaaaggTTTTTAGTTTTTCTCAAAATCTTCTCCACAGCTTTGGTTTGTGAcctgaaaaagtatttttttaattgatatacagaataaaatctgtatctcatctctgcaactgtgtgtaaaaaaat is a genomic window of Mixophyes fleayi isolate aMixFle1 chromosome 2, aMixFle1.hap1, whole genome shotgun sequence containing:
- the LOC142141376 gene encoding olfactory receptor 4B13-like, producing MEQTFNVSTRLVLLGLVEMEELKHLYCALSIIIYLFIMLLSIIIIFVVLMEPSLHEPMYILISNLVLNGIFGSSTVFPKLIVDLITSSKTISYGSCITQTLCVAHFAIFEMSSFTIMAYDRYLAVCHPLHYVTLMTVKMVINLIIGSWVTASIAVLINALLTWTLPLCGNKINNVVCDNMSLVNLSCVDASLSKMYTAAWISIYLSVSILVTVFSYLRIFLVCLRVSKESRQKAIHTLVTHLLNFSVFLIGFLFVAIRYRLGSINLPIMVHVLLSVTPLVVPPIINPVIYGIRTHALKIKVNHHTQKIIGIKRQL